Proteins encoded in a region of the Pelagicoccus sp. SDUM812003 genome:
- the fabF gene encoding beta-ketoacyl-ACP synthase II, with translation MSDLPDNQRVVVTGLGAVTPIGLDTESFFRSLMEGKNGISLVDAFDTEAFTCKIGGQVRDFDPTVAMDPKEARRNDRFVQFAVAAAKQAMDSSGIDMSKEDPDRVGVFVGSGIGGMDTMEKNCEKMLTSGPRKVSPFLIPALISNMASGVLAIQYGAMGPNFSIVSACATGAHAIGESMKTLRLGEADVMIAGGSEATITPLSYAGFCSMKAMSTNNDDPQRASRPFDANRDGFVMGEGAGILVLETLEHAKKRGANIICELAGYGASCDANHITAPHPEGKGLISAMKRAMKSAGVNAEEVQYINAHGTSTPYNDKFETAAVRGLFGDHANKLMMSSTKSMTGHLLGAAGGVESVACAKMIQEGKVAPTINLETPDPDCDLDYVANEGREAKISVAMSNSLGFGGQNASLLFKSV, from the coding sequence ATGAGTGATCTGCCCGACAACCAAAGAGTGGTCGTGACCGGACTCGGCGCTGTGACGCCGATCGGTCTCGATACCGAATCGTTCTTCCGCAGCCTGATGGAAGGCAAGAACGGCATTAGCCTGGTCGACGCCTTCGACACCGAAGCCTTCACCTGCAAGATAGGCGGTCAGGTGCGCGATTTCGACCCGACGGTGGCCATGGATCCGAAGGAGGCTCGTCGAAACGACCGTTTCGTGCAGTTCGCGGTAGCCGCGGCCAAACAGGCTATGGACAGTTCGGGTATCGACATGTCGAAGGAAGATCCGGATCGGGTGGGCGTCTTCGTAGGGTCTGGTATCGGTGGCATGGATACGATGGAGAAGAACTGCGAGAAGATGCTTACCAGCGGTCCGCGCAAGGTGTCTCCTTTCCTCATCCCGGCCCTCATCTCGAACATGGCTTCCGGAGTTTTGGCGATCCAGTACGGAGCCATGGGACCGAACTTTTCCATCGTCAGCGCCTGCGCCACGGGAGCGCACGCCATCGGCGAGTCCATGAAAACGCTGCGTCTCGGCGAAGCGGACGTCATGATCGCGGGCGGCAGCGAGGCTACCATCACTCCGCTTTCCTACGCCGGCTTCTGCTCGATGAAGGCCATGTCGACCAACAACGACGATCCGCAGCGGGCCAGCCGGCCTTTCGATGCCAATCGCGATGGCTTCGTGATGGGCGAAGGCGCGGGTATCCTCGTTTTGGAGACGCTTGAGCACGCCAAGAAGCGTGGGGCGAACATCATTTGCGAACTCGCGGGCTACGGCGCCTCTTGCGACGCCAATCACATCACCGCTCCGCATCCGGAAGGCAAGGGGCTGATTTCCGCCATGAAGCGAGCCATGAAGTCTGCCGGCGTGAACGCCGAAGAGGTGCAGTACATCAACGCTCATGGCACTTCGACTCCCTACAACGACAAGTTCGAAACCGCCGCGGTTCGCGGCCTGTTTGGCGATCACGCCAACAAGCTGATGATGAGCTCCACCAAGTCCATGACGGGCCATTTGCTGGGGGCTGCGGGCGGGGTCGAATCCGTAGCTTGCGCCAAGATGATCCAGGAGGGCAAGGTCGCCCCGACGATCAACCTGGAGACGCCGGACCCGGATTGCGATCTCGACTACGTGGCCAATGAAGGGCGCGAGGCGAAGATCTCCGTGGCCATGAGCAACAGTCTCGGCTTTGGCGGCCAGAACGCTTCGCTGCTTTTCAAGTCGGTGTAA
- the ndk gene encoding nucleoside-diphosphate kinase: MEKTFIILKPDCMDKGLAGQVLQRFEKEGFQIVACKMAKLDSAILREHYAHVADKPFFPEIEAFMSSRTVIFVALQGEKVIARVRELLGPTDSTKAPKGTIRGDFGTDMMRNVVHASDGPDTAAAELKRFYQDEEIFA; encoded by the coding sequence ATGGAAAAAACGTTTATCATCCTGAAGCCGGATTGCATGGACAAAGGCCTGGCGGGCCAAGTGCTGCAGCGCTTCGAGAAGGAAGGTTTCCAGATCGTCGCTTGCAAGATGGCGAAGCTGGACTCGGCGATCCTGCGCGAGCACTACGCTCACGTGGCGGACAAGCCGTTCTTCCCCGAAATCGAGGCGTTCATGAGCTCCCGTACGGTGATCTTCGTCGCCCTGCAAGGCGAGAAGGTGATCGCTCGCGTGCGTGAGCTGCTGGGTCCGACGGATTCCACCAAGGCTCCGAAGGGCACCATCCGCGGAGATTTCGGCACGGACATGATGCGCAACGTGGTGCACGCCTCCGATGGCCCGGACACCGCGGCTGCCGAGCTGAAGCGCTTTTACCAGGACGAGGAGATTTTCGCCTAG